In Carya illinoinensis cultivar Pawnee chromosome 10, C.illinoinensisPawnee_v1, whole genome shotgun sequence, one DNA window encodes the following:
- the LOC122279927 gene encoding uncharacterized protein LOC122279927 yields MNFRSLDEFWAFYVNQHSKPSTRRWHFVGTLIGIFFSLCSVIFSWWFLFLVPSFGYGLAWYSHFFVEGNVPATFGHPFWSFICDLKMFGLMLTGKMDKEIKRLGKRPVLQVF; encoded by the coding sequence ATGAATTTTAGGAGCTTAGACGAGTTTTGGGCTTTCTATGTGAACCAACACTCCAAACCATCCACACGGCGTTGGCATTTTGTGGGCACGCTTATTGGTATTTTCTTCTCGCTTTGCTCAGTGATCTTCAGCTGGTGGTTTTTGTTCCTTGTGCCCTCCTTTGGGTATGGATTGGCCTGGTACAGCCATTTCTTTGTCGAAGGGAACGTTCCGGCCACGTTCGGGCATCCGTTTTGGTCTTTTATATGTGATCTCAAGATGTTTGGATTGATGCTTACAGGGAAAATGGATAAGGAGATCAAGAGGCTTGGAAAGAGGCCTGTGTTGCAGGTCTTTTAA